DNA from Triticum aestivum cultivar Chinese Spring chromosome 7D, IWGSC CS RefSeq v2.1, whole genome shotgun sequence:
gcagacttgtttaacttatgtctgtactcagatattgttgcttccgctgactcgtctatgatcgagcacttgtattcgagcccaacgaggcccctggcttgtattatgatgcttgtatgacttatttatgttttagagttgtgttgtgatatcttcccgtgagtccctgatcttgatcgtacacatttgtgtgcatgattagtgtacggtcaaatcgggggcgtcacactatcTATGCTGATTCTAATTCTACCATTCAATCCATCCCTGCACGCAGGATCATATCGATCCATCCGTCCGTCACCAAGTCATCATCAGTCAACCGACCAAATCAGTTAGTTACCCCTCCTCCGTCGTGAGGGATGTCTGGTGTTGTTGGTGGTGTGCTCTACAAGAGGACCCCTCCTCCCAAAGACCAACACCACGACGACGACCACGATTTGCCCCCCTTGATGCCGCCGCCACCCTGGTAGGCAGGTTTCACTACCTACATTTTCGGTTTTATATATAGTTTACTATAGATGTATATACATAATATTCTACATCCACCCACCAACAATACTACTCTTACTCCTAAACACACACATATATAATCTTTTTCAATTAATCTACGACTCCATTGATGGAGGACTGCGTTGCCACTCCCCTGGTCCCGGTCCCAAGCACGTCCCTACCCGCCACGGCCGGCAAAGTCCCCGTCCCTACCCGCCAGCCCTTCTGGGGCCACTTTGTGATTGATGAAGAAGAATTGGAAAATATTGACTTTTCAGACAGGGATGATATATACCAGGACGACGATGATTGCAACTTTTACAACCCTGCGCTCAGTTATGCAACCGATGCGCTCGACCACTACAACGCCCAAGACATGAACAAGGTGGGTGGTAATACCacaaatgtgtgtccctctcatcTCTTCAGTTTAGATGTTCTAAACTGGAAACTAATTTCACCTTGTTTTTCCTTGAGCATATGTAGATCAAGTATGAGCTCGTCAAAGCAATCATTAGCGGCGGCACGTTCATCGATGCGAGAGCATACTACGTGCACGTAAACTTCATGGCGAAAAGCACCCTGCATAGCTCTAAAGAAGAGCTCTTCTTTGCAGAGCTATACCTTGATGAAGACCGCGATGTATTTGTGCCTACATGCATAGTTTCCTTGGAAGGACAGGAAAGCGTTGGTTAGTTTCCAGGCCAAGTTTATGCCATTTCCCATTTATTTATTTTCAAATGCACCACAACAAAAAACCTATTTGCTAATGTTATTTTTTATTTATATATGTATATAGGTGGGATTCGGGGCGTCGAAGATGTCTGTTATGACGAGGAAAATATTCTTGTTTGTCCAGAAGACGTGAAGCACCCAAAGGATGGAACTTTGTGTGAGGCCGGTCATAGAAAGCGGACTTGTTATGGCCATTGCTGCAGTTGATAGGTGGTTTATATGCACGTGTTTCTTGCACTGAGAAATGTAGCCGAGAGGTCTGACATTCATTCCTGGGAACACCGTGAAAGGCATGTTGTTGACATTCAACTAGGACTTGGAGATGGCAATCTGCTTCAGAGCACTTGCATAAATGATATATCGTATCGTATGGTTGTTACTTGTTGAACGTTTTTAAAGCATGGTGTATGCATTCTAGAAATATTGAAGTACTAGTGTTCAACTCAAAATTGAACAGAATTAGCATTTTCATTTGTGCTGCCAATGCTCTGGCATTTTGTTATTGATGGAAATCATATTAATGGCGTGCCCCAATCATCCAACACCACTAGCTAGTGTATTCTATTATTGGTGACGTGTGACACACCGTGGGTCAGGCACGCCACCGGTAATAGGTATCAGTGGTGTCATATTGGTGGGTCAGGCATGCTACCCTCCTCAAACAGGCACACACAAACTACActatactaattaattaattagtagaGTACCTTATCCCACATTACAATTGATGAACCCCAAATAATAAGACAAGAAAGAAGATTAAATTTGTCCTCTTATACAAAGTTTTATTATGCGGGAGGGTTTCTATTATAAGTTAGAATAATGAAGAAAAATGGGGCCAAAAGCGGGCATCAACGATGGCAGACCGCAAGGCACATGGAAGGGGTGAAAACAGAACGAAATGCTTACATCAGATCTGGAGTGAAACACTAAAACATATTGGCTTTTGCGGGGATAGAGGAAAACACAGAAGGAGGCAAAATCCTCTTCTGGAAATAGAGATGGAAAAGGAACGTCGGTTTTCGGTGTCAACTCATGCAATGCAGAATGTTTATGTTCACACGCCAGGCTGGTGTGCAATCAGATGCAATTCTTCATCGACTTCTCCTACACGGCACGACATTGACACTTCGTCGCCACAGGGACGCCATCAAGCGACGCATCATCGTCGACATGTCGCTGCAACGCCATCACCAACACTTCATCGCCAAGGTCTTCACCAACATCATCGTTGACACACCACCGCCGCCTTGTCCATAAGATGGACAACTAGCGTCCTCTGACAGATTTTTCTGCAAGACGCGACCACGACGATGGCATCGACCGCGTCATTCACGACAACCCGACTGCATCGACACGACATCACTACAGTAACGACCCCTACACGACCACACGGTTCTGGCAAAATCGGTGTGTGCTCGATGGGTTTTCTCTGGTCCTGGCAAAACCGGTGGACTCATCGCCGACGGCACCCTCTGACATCCGCAAAAGGTGCATTGTCCACGTCTGCAGCTCCATCATAGCGCATTTTTTTGCGCCTCCGGCTTTGTGCGGCTTCACCATCCACGACGACTACTACATCGACCATGACTACTGCGACCACGACTACGTCTACAGCAACACATCGGCAACAACTCCAATCAAGAGCGTCTGCATCGTCACCAGCATACATGCCACTcccgctgtgactgcgggagggTATAGAGGAGACACACAGAGGCACTAGAAAGGGGCGCATTCACCGCTCTAGGTGCCGACCCATCAGAGACGCAgtgatgatggagaagcggagaaGACGACGGAAACACAAGACTTCAAATGCAGTCGCAATCGTCCGCTTTACTCCCGCTACGATTAAGAGGGGATGTTAGAGATATAATATTTGAGAGTTCAAGATAAATATGTATCCGCCTTGTACTCCAAGCCTATCCCTCCCTCTATATAATCCCTCAAGAGGGTCACGAGGGTCAGATCAACACAATACAATATTCATCCATCCTATAATTTCTCACATTTGGAAATATCACCACAAGCGAATGAGAGCTTAAACTTGAGAGGTTGATTTTTAGTCCTAAACCAAACATTTGATCCCTAGTAACCGGAGCCGAGGAGGATAATTCGTTCGGCCTTTTTTCTACTCATACTCATGCACATTGTGCTTGTTATGGGTAGATAGATATATGTATTTGTTTCTCtttgagatagatagatagatgtatTTTTCACATACTTTTGCTTCAAACGTACTCTGAACAGTGTCAGGGACTTTTCCTAAAAGAAAACAATTTCAGGGACACAGCAGCAGTTAGTTAGGGGGCCGGCGTATCCATCAGGTGGCGCCCGATTGCAGTGCAGAGGATTTTATATACTTGGTTAATCGTAGGAGTAGTAATTAATTGGTAGAGGAGCCGGAGTCGGCCGGGGAGGGGATGTGATCGATTCCGATTCAGGAATCAGATCAGTTGGCGCGCGCGTCTACATATATATACGCCGGATAAGTCGGTTGATTCATAGATACTGGATACATACAGATACAGAGGTAAGCCAAACTTGCAGGAGATCCCCTCTTTCTCTCTCGCAACAGTACGGTTCCGATCGGATCTACCGGAGTTCCTTAGCGTCCATGTCCATGTCtgatgctggcggcggcggcggtgtgctGTACAAGAGGATCCCTCCTCCTCCGGAACCCCAGGAGGAGGGTCCTCGTCTCCCTACCTCGCCTTCGTACGAATGCTACGCAGAAGAGTAAGTTCCTCAGGCTTTGCCTCCTCCTCCTACACACTAACACTAGCTAGCTAGTACATACTCTACTATGATGCTAATTAGTTAAGTGCCTAAACCCAATTATTAACCTAAGGTATTGGAGCATGGCTGACTACGTTCCCGctggccacggccacggccacggccaccgccAACGCCTCTCCGATGATTACAATGATTATAATGTTCCCACTTACAATATCGGTGGCGACAACTCGGCCTTTGATGCCATGTACGAGGACGAGGACCGCGGTCTCACCGCGGCGGACCTCGAGCGCCAGACAAACGAGTTCATTACCGCCGCGCTTGACCACTACAACAGCCAAGACCAGAACCAGTTACGTAGTACGTACTATATATATGTACCTCAAAAACATTTAATTACCCTCCCTACTATAGTAGTTTGCATGTGTATGTACACACAAATTTCCTAATTTACTTCGTCCTCCTTTTTGCCTGACCATATGCTAACAGGTCAAGTATGAGCTCGTGAGAGCCATATACACTAGCACCGGGATCATGGATGAGATATGCTTCTATGGTCACGTAAACTTCACCGCCAAAAGTAGCTTGGAGAATTCAAAGGAGGAGTTATTGTTCGCGGAGGTATATTACGACCACGCCCGCGATACATGGATACCCACCTGCATAGTTTCTCTGGAAGGGGAAAAAGGAGTTGGTTAGTTCTACGCGAATCCGAGTTCATGCATATCCTCTTCATTATTTTTGCTACTAATTCATCTCATTTTATATATGTAGGTGGGGTTAAGGGCAAGGACATTTGTGGTCCCTATCGTGGCATGGAGATTCGTGTCGACACTCAGCATTGCTACGCCTGTCTAGAAGCCGTGAAGCACCCGGAGGATGGGACATTGTATGAGACCGGTCATTACGTGGATAGTTGCTATGGCTATTTGTTGTAGTTAATATTAGTTATCAGTATATATATGTTAATTTTTATGGGTGTTGTTTTTTCATGGCAACTACCGCAGGCAAAGGATGACCCGAAccttttttttctttcactaaAACCAATGACCAGACAAAACACAATAAGAGATGTAGGATGTTGTTGCAGTGAGTGATTTATATACTGATTTACTTACTATTTGTGTTGGTATCCATTATGTATGCACGCCTAGTtactaatatactccctccgttcctaaatatttgtctttctaaagatttcaacaaatgactacatacggagcaagatgagtgaatctacactctaaaatatatctatatacagccgtatgtggcagtccatctgaaatctctaaaaagaaaaatatttaggaactgagggagtagtATATAAATAGTGACAACATGTATATAGTATTGTTGTGCATCAAGGTTTGTAGGAGTTTGAACGGGTTTTGATTTGGACgctgataactgccacacgtgtgtcACGAAGTAAGTCCGCCCACACGTGTGGGCCGAAGGAGGACCCTGGTAGCCACCGTATACGTGTGGTATGTGGAACCCCTAACCACACGTTCGGTCCTGTGGGGGATTCGATCGAACGATTCGTCACAAACAGGATGCCACGACTGAACACCCTCCCCAGGGGACCTACAGGCCTGTTAGTTGTGAGactgaaaaaagaaaaactaaagccCAGTTTGGCCTAATTATAAAGTGACTAAAATCCACTTTTGGCTGTGACTAATAAAGCAATATTTTCCTGTGctatgatttttttttttgcaatggtGGAACGTTAAAAATTCATGATACATAGAGAATAAAAATACccaaaaaaatcccaaaaaatggAAAAAAGTAAAAGATGAAGGCAATTTACACCAGAACATGGTGGCAAGAAAAATGTAGATTAAAAATATATGACATCTTTACTATAAAAAGGATGAAGAGTGTGCATGATTTTTTTTGACAtgtcaaaataaaagtaaacttgCCATGCTACATAAATGTACATTTGTCGTAATCGAGGGAGGTAAAAATTGCCGTGTATGTGGAAAATAAAATTGCCACGGAGTTGAATGTAAAATTTGCTATGGCAATAAAAAAATTAAGTTTCCCATGGAAAAAAAAGAAGTAAAAGATTGACATGGCAAATATATTGCATGCACTATGGTGTTTGTTGGACACATAATATCCATGACAAAAATAATGCAACAATATTTACCATGATCCATTTAACTAAATTTCACATGGTTTGCGAAAAACAATTGCCATGGTTTGGGGAAAAATGCCATAAAGCATGGCAAATCTATTCCACTTTATTAAATTGTACATGCTTTGCAAAAATGTAGAATTGCCATGGCCAGGGGGAAAATGCCATGTCGTATGGCAAATCTATTCCAACTAACTAAATTTTCCATGGTAGAGGGGAAGAAATTGCCATGTAGTATGGCAAATCTATTCCATTTTACTAAATTTGCCAAACTTCATATAATAGAACTTATATGGTTAGGGGGGGAATTGCCATGTAGTATGGCAAATTCTATTTCAACTAACTACTTTTGCCATGGTTCGTAAAATAAACTTGATATagttggggcgggggggggggggggggggattgccaTGCAAACGAATTGTGTGCGCTATGACAATTTTGTACTCAATAAAAAATCCATTTAACTAAATTTGCCATGCTTCGTAAAAAATTGAATTGCCATGTTAAATGGGAAAAAAGTGCCATGTAGTATGGCAAATCTATTCCATTTTACAAAATCTGCCCTGATCTATTTAACTAAATTTGCCATGCTTCGCAAGAAATTGAATTGCCATGTTCAATGGGGAAAAAGTGCCATACAGTATGGCAAACCGATTCCACTTTATTAAATCTGCCATGATCCATTTAACTGAATTTCACATGGTTTGTAAAAAAACAATTGCCGTGGCCAAAGAAATAATGCCATGTGGTATGGCAAATCTATTCCAAttaactaaatttgccatggttcTTAGAAAATAAACTTGCCATGATATAGGGCAAAAGATTGCCATGTAGTATGGCAAAACTTTTTGCCATATTTTACAAAATAGAATTGCCATGGTTACGGTGGAAAATTTGCCATGTAAAATAAACTTGCCATGGTGGAGGGAAGAAAATTGCCATGTAGTATGGCAAATGAATTGCATGCGCTATGACAATTTTGTACTAAAAAATCCATTTAACTAAAATTTTCCATGCTTCGTAAAAAAATTGCCATGTTCCAAGGGAAAAAAGTGTCATGTAGTATGGCAAATCTATTGCATTGCATTTAAGTAGATTTGCCAAGGTTTGTAAATTATTATTTTTGCCATTGTTAAAAAAATGACTAACCATTTCTGCCATGGTAAAATAGTGTGCCAATGTCCCAAATAAAATTTGCTATGGCAACTACTTCTAGGGATTCTGCCCATGGCAAATACTACAGAAAAGATTTGCCATGGCAACTACTCATGGAAATTTTGCCCATGGCAACTAGTacaaaaaattgccatggcaaactaATGCAGAATGTTGCCATGGCAACTATTATAGAACAAATTGCCATCACACCTATTCGTAGCAAAAAAAAAAAACCGCGCACGACAACTACTATaggaaaaattgccatggcaagtaATCCATAATGTTGCCATGGCA
Protein-coding regions in this window:
- the LOC123163902 gene encoding uncharacterized protein produces the protein MSMSDAGGGGGVLYKRIPPPPEPQEEGPRLPTSPSYECYAEEYWSMADYVPAGHGHGHGHRQRLSDDYNDYNVPTYNIGGDNSAFDAMYEDEDRGLTAADLERQTNEFITAALDHYNSQDQNQLRSQV